One Acanthopagrus latus isolate v.2019 chromosome 12, fAcaLat1.1, whole genome shotgun sequence genomic region harbors:
- the LOC119030395 gene encoding uncharacterized protein LOC119030395, with protein sequence MAQRLRLYFGSGRSNTAPEILEGDSEEQQGDMDVVTPLRMQPSPVSRPSQEPVPPRAFGSRSEPSLKRSSSMFIPQLATYAEPRPTKSSSMHISLQRSSGSSNGDARGHADNVPPPCYTPPGPAPAYTEQIGEDVPRHPPPPYDSPESLNSQTLMTEPDLPKRRVFSIGSNGHTVYSRGHPGITVGGICIQRNSPDGSDIQHFRILPYGGTGWSVQQPSLDQCSVVNGGTQRLVFQLQQNQNQDQSQGRQQAAASQEECTDAGFARMVRYPRIRLERSSSHQRLLVENQHQKTGTDSQAIEENQTDMEARNRSNGCTFKISGETSRRQPHFKIYFTPGGGGDQDVSLGSDGRNNPKVNNWKTLAGLLGGLVKKIL encoded by the coding sequence ATGGCACAACGTCTGCGTTTGTACTTTGGCTCAGGCCGCAGTAACACAGCCCCGGAGATCCTGGAAGGAGACTCcgaggagcagcagggagacaTGGATGTGGTCACACCGCTCCGCATGCAGCCTTCTCCTGTATCGAGGCCTTCCCAGGAGCCAGTCCCACCGAGAGCTTTTGGTTCGCGGTCGGAGCCTTCGCTAAAACGCAGCTCCTCCATGTTCATACCTCAGCTCGCCACCTACGCTGAGCCGCGGCCCACGAAGAGCTCCTCCATGCACATCTCCCTCCAGCGCTCCAGTGGATCAAGTAATGGCGATGCCCGTGGTCATGCCGATAATGTCCCACCACCCTGTTATACTCCTCCAGGACCTGCACCTGCATATACCGAACAGATCGGAGAAGATGTTCCGAGACATCCGCCTCCTCCATACGACAGTCCGGAGTCTTTAAATTCACAAACTTTGATGACAGAGCCGGACCTTCCCAAACGCAGGGTCTTTAGCATTGGTTCCAATGGCCATACTGTGTATAGCAGAGGCCATCCTGGTATCACTGTTGGAGGTATTTGTATCCAGAGGAACTCTCCTGATGGTTCTGACATCCAGCATTTCAGAATCCTCCCGTATGGTGGTACCGGCTGGTCTGTCCAGCAGCCGAGCTTGGACCAGTGCTCTGTTGTTAATGGTGGAACACAGAGACTTGTGTTTCAACTCCAGCAAAATCAGAACCAGGATCAGAGCCAGGGCAGGCAACAAGCTGCTGCATCCCAGGAAGAATGCACAGATGCTGGATTTGCCAGAATGGTGCGTTACCCCAGAATTCGATTGGAGAGAAGCTCGTCTCATCAGAGGCTGCTGGTGGAGAATCAACACCAGAAAACTGGTACTGATAGCCAAGCTATAGAGGAGAACCAAACAGACATGGAGGCAAGAAACAGATCTAATGGCTGTACTTTCAAAATCAGTGGGGAGACTTCAAGGAGGCAGCCTCATTTCAAGATATATTTCACTCCAGGCGGAGGTGGAGATCAGGATGTGAGTCTTGGCAGTGATGGAAGGAATAATCCCAAGGTAAATAATTGGAAAACTTTAGCAGGACTGTTGGGTGGTTTGGTGAAAAAGATTTTGTAA